From one Micromonospora siamensis genomic stretch:
- a CDS encoding polyprenyl synthetase family protein, with the protein MVEGVVNPAGERSDATGSDDRRGRSGRGQFGALGLHLADPGVERSVLGLLDDVEGELRAGVASADPLVTEAARHLVEAGGKRFRPLLVALGAQFGDPTGPQVVPAAVVMELTHLATLYHDDVMDEAAVRRGAPSANSRWTNSVAILVGDYLFARAADIAADLGPEAVRLQARTFARLVHGQIAETVGPRDGEDPVTHYLHVIAEKTGSLIATSARFGGMFGGAAPEHVEALAGYGETIGVAFQLSDDLLDIASESTQSGKTPGTDLREGVPTLPVLYALASDDSDAASVRLREILATGPLVDDALHAEALKLLRESPALKRARETVRSYAEDARAQLAPLPDTPPRRALESLCDYIADRTS; encoded by the coding sequence ATGGTTGAAGGCGTGGTGAATCCGGCTGGCGAGCGTTCAGATGCCACCGGTTCCGACGACCGTCGGGGCCGGTCGGGCAGGGGTCAGTTCGGCGCGCTCGGCCTGCACCTGGCCGATCCGGGCGTCGAGCGCTCCGTGCTCGGTCTGCTCGACGACGTCGAGGGCGAGCTGCGGGCCGGGGTGGCCAGCGCCGACCCGCTGGTGACCGAGGCCGCCCGACACCTGGTGGAGGCCGGCGGCAAGCGGTTCCGGCCGCTGCTGGTGGCGCTGGGTGCCCAGTTCGGTGACCCGACCGGCCCACAGGTGGTGCCGGCCGCGGTGGTGATGGAGCTCACCCACCTGGCGACGCTCTACCACGACGACGTGATGGACGAGGCCGCCGTGCGGCGGGGCGCCCCGAGCGCCAACTCCCGCTGGACCAACTCGGTGGCCATCCTGGTCGGCGACTACCTCTTCGCCCGGGCCGCCGACATCGCGGCCGACCTGGGCCCCGAGGCGGTACGCCTCCAGGCGCGCACCTTCGCCCGGCTGGTGCACGGGCAGATCGCCGAGACGGTCGGCCCGCGCGACGGCGAGGACCCGGTCACCCACTACCTGCACGTGATCGCCGAGAAGACCGGTTCGCTGATCGCCACCTCCGCCCGCTTCGGCGGCATGTTCGGTGGGGCGGCGCCGGAGCACGTCGAGGCGCTCGCCGGCTACGGCGAGACGATCGGGGTGGCCTTCCAGCTCTCCGACGACCTGCTGGACATCGCCAGCGAGTCGACGCAGTCCGGCAAGACGCCCGGCACCGACCTGCGGGAGGGCGTGCCGACCCTGCCGGTGCTCTACGCGCTCGCCTCCGACGACTCGGACGCGGCCAGCGTACGGCTGCGGGAGATCCTGGCGACCGGTCCGCTGGTCGACGACGCCCTGCACGCCGAGGCGCTGAAGCTGCTCCGGGAGAGCCCGGCCCTGAAGCGGGCCCGGGAGACCGTCCGCAGCTACGCCGAGGACGCCCGAGCCCAGCTCGCCCCCCTCCCGGACACCCCGCCCCGCCGCGCCCTCGAATCCCTCTGCGACTACATCGCCGACCGCACCAGCTGA
- a CDS encoding anti-sigma factor family protein, which produces MTRCEFAHDDGAYVLGALAPAERAAYERHLAGCAACREAVAEIAVLPGLLGRLDPTALAEFLPPPEEDTRVPALLAAATERRRRERSRTRRRYASTALVAAALALLVGLGVSAVLRPAPAPAPTAQAVRMVPMAPVSAGAPVHAEIGLTGTDWGTEVTMHCGYDATSGYHKAYTFRLVAHGPDGATEQIGSWLAAPGDDVRLTGATRFTDAELVRLELIRADGTPVLGYDVG; this is translated from the coding sequence ATGACCCGCTGCGAGTTCGCCCACGACGACGGCGCGTACGTGCTGGGCGCCCTGGCCCCCGCCGAGCGGGCCGCCTACGAACGGCACCTGGCCGGCTGCGCGGCCTGCCGGGAGGCGGTCGCCGAGATCGCCGTGCTGCCCGGGCTGCTGGGCCGCCTCGACCCGACCGCGCTGGCGGAGTTCCTCCCGCCGCCCGAGGAGGACACCCGGGTGCCCGCGCTGCTCGCCGCCGCGACCGAGCGCCGGCGCCGCGAACGGTCCCGCACCCGCCGACGGTACGCGTCGACCGCGCTGGTGGCCGCCGCCCTGGCGCTGCTGGTCGGGTTGGGCGTCAGCGCCGTGCTGCGCCCCGCGCCGGCCCCGGCGCCGACCGCCCAGGCCGTCCGGATGGTGCCCATGGCGCCGGTGTCGGCGGGCGCGCCGGTGCACGCCGAGATCGGCCTCACCGGCACCGACTGGGGCACCGAGGTCACCATGCACTGCGGGTACGACGCCACGTCCGGCTATCACAAGGCGTACACGTTCCGGCTGGTGGCGCACGGCCCGGACGGCGCCACCGAGCAGATCGGCTCCTGGCTGGCCGCCCCCGGCGACGACGTACGCCTCACCGGCGCGACCCGGTTCACCGACGCCGAGCTGGTCCGGCTGGAGCTGATCCGCGCCGACGGCACCCCCGTCCTCGGCTACGACGTCGGCTGA
- a CDS encoding phage holin family protein has protein sequence MGFLKGLLIRLAATAFAFWLATLLIPGISLDSTSATETVTTLVLVAVIFGVVNAVLQPIIKTVGCGFYLLTLGLIALVVNGLLFLLTSFIAGEAGLPFHVDGFWPAAVLGALFVSVVTWILGAVLDRD, from the coding sequence ATGGGTTTTCTGAAGGGTCTTCTGATCCGGTTGGCGGCCACCGCGTTCGCCTTCTGGCTTGCCACGTTGCTCATCCCCGGCATCTCGCTGGACTCCACCTCGGCCACCGAGACGGTCACCACGCTGGTGCTCGTCGCGGTGATCTTCGGTGTGGTCAACGCGGTGCTCCAGCCGATCATCAAGACGGTCGGCTGCGGCTTCTACCTGTTGACCCTCGGCCTGATCGCGCTCGTGGTCAACGGCCTGCTCTTCCTGCTCACCAGCTTCATCGCCGGTGAGGCCGGGCTGCCGTTCCACGTGGACGGCTTCTGGCCGGCCGCGGTCCTCGGCGCGCTCTTCGTCAGCGTGGTCACCTGGATCCTCGGCGCGGTCCTCGACCGGGACTGA
- a CDS encoding MFS transporter yields the protein MTDTALAAPAGSAPPRPVRASAGAIAVTIACVVPVFLVGGLAVQMGHDLRFSPAGLGLAVSVYFGVSALASVPSGALVERYGPAVVARAGILLSAGSLLAVAGLARSYPMLVVLLGLSAGANALGQLASNAALAAHVPTRRQGLSFGVKQAAIPVSTLLAGAAVPAVALTVGWRWAFVAAAVLALAALPVVPDGSGRARRSTGGRPAGRATAALVVVGLAATLAAAAANALGTFVVDSSATRGLSPALAGLTLTLGSAVCVAARVGAGWLADRRESGHVALIAGMLVVGAGGLALLAVAGPTPLVAGVVLGFGLGWAWPGLMNFAVVRLHPQAPAAATSITQTGVYAGGCLGPLGLGAAAGHLGYPTMWLIAAAAMLLAALFMLTGSRLLARP from the coding sequence ATGACCGACACCGCCCTCGCCGCCCCCGCGGGGTCCGCGCCGCCCCGCCCGGTACGGGCCAGCGCGGGCGCCATCGCCGTCACCATCGCCTGCGTCGTCCCGGTCTTCCTGGTCGGTGGCCTCGCCGTGCAGATGGGCCACGACCTGCGCTTCAGCCCGGCCGGCCTCGGGCTCGCCGTCTCGGTCTACTTCGGCGTGAGCGCGCTGGCCTCGGTGCCCTCCGGGGCGCTGGTCGAGCGCTACGGCCCGGCCGTGGTGGCCCGCGCCGGCATCCTGCTCTCCGCCGGGTCGCTGCTCGCGGTGGCGGGGCTGGCCCGGTCGTACCCGATGCTCGTGGTCCTGCTGGGGTTGAGCGCCGGTGCGAACGCGCTGGGCCAGCTAGCCAGCAACGCGGCGCTGGCCGCGCACGTGCCGACCCGGCGGCAGGGGCTGTCGTTCGGGGTCAAGCAGGCCGCGATCCCGGTCTCCACCCTGCTGGCCGGAGCGGCCGTGCCGGCCGTGGCGCTGACCGTCGGCTGGCGCTGGGCGTTCGTGGCCGCCGCCGTGCTGGCGCTGGCCGCGCTGCCGGTCGTGCCGGACGGGTCGGGTCGGGCGCGGCGCTCCACCGGCGGCAGGCCGGCCGGACGGGCCACGGCCGCCCTGGTGGTCGTCGGGCTGGCCGCCACCCTGGCCGCGGCCGCCGCGAACGCGCTGGGCACCTTCGTGGTGGACTCCTCGGCCACCCGTGGCCTCTCCCCGGCCCTGGCCGGACTCACCCTCACCCTGGGCAGCGCGGTCTGCGTGGCGGCCCGGGTCGGCGCCGGCTGGCTGGCCGACCGGCGGGAGAGCGGACACGTGGCGCTGATCGCCGGCATGCTCGTGGTCGGCGCGGGCGGGCTGGCCCTGCTCGCGGTGGCCGGCCCGACACCACTGGTCGCTGGCGTGGTGCTCGGCTTCGGCCTGGGCTGGGCCTGGCCGGGGCTGATGAACTTCGCCGTGGTGAGGCTCCACCCGCAGGCCCCGGCCGCCGCCACCTCGATCACCCAGACCGGCGTGTACGCGGGTGGCTGTCTCGGCCCGCTCGGCCTCGGTGCCGCTGCCGGTCACCTGGGCTATCCCACGATGTGGTTGATCGCCGCCGCCGCGATGCTGCTGGCCGCCCTGTTCATGCTCACCGGCAGCCGCCTCCTGGCCCGCCCCTGA
- a CDS encoding GNAT family N-acetyltransferase, with product MYSLTRPDGFQLSTDPDRLDLDRVHHWLSTDAYWALGRDRATVERAFAGSIGYGVYRPGDGVQVAVARVVTDRVTFAWLSDVYVDREQRGRRLGSWLAGAVRDHLAELGVRRILLSTADAHEVYRRIGFAPVDPGRFMQLDRRAPASVSPVTGKERNGAPPLTVEG from the coding sequence GTGTACTCCCTGACCCGCCCCGACGGCTTCCAGCTCAGCACCGACCCGGACCGGCTCGACCTGGATCGGGTGCACCACTGGCTCTCCACCGACGCGTACTGGGCGCTGGGGCGGGACCGGGCCACCGTCGAGCGGGCCTTCGCCGGCTCGATCGGGTACGGCGTCTACCGGCCGGGCGACGGCGTCCAGGTGGCGGTCGCCCGGGTGGTCACCGACCGGGTCACCTTCGCCTGGCTGAGCGACGTCTACGTGGACCGGGAGCAGCGGGGTCGGCGGCTGGGCTCCTGGCTGGCCGGCGCGGTCCGCGACCACCTCGCCGAGCTGGGCGTACGCCGGATCCTGCTGTCCACCGCCGACGCGCACGAGGTCTATCGGAGGATCGGCTTCGCCCCGGTCGACCCGGGCCGGTTCATGCAGCTCGACCGGCGTGCACCGGCATCGGTGAGCCCGGTCACCGGCAAGGAGCGGAACGGGGCCCCGCCACTTACGGTGGAGGGGTGA
- a CDS encoding IclR family transcriptional regulator — MRDPLAEPSDLIRSVSRALRVLESVGRAPKGLTVKQIARRCELTVATTYHLVRTLAYEGYVIRREDGTYIVGLEIADRYRELVTAFRGPAPVGECLRRAAGETGYSHFLGRFVGGQVAITATAEGPRSPHLEDLVPGFDEGAHATALGKALLATLTPDQRLRYLREFGMRPFTTATLTSGEAFEADLAAGDRRGMQLELGQFRQGVACAAVLVAPDKDMERRLVLACALPASEMMTSARVVRAKLLTVARSVADAVAADA; from the coding sequence GTGCGCGACCCCTTGGCGGAACCTTCGGATCTCATCCGGAGTGTGTCCCGCGCGCTTCGTGTGCTCGAGTCGGTCGGCCGCGCCCCGAAGGGGCTGACCGTCAAGCAGATCGCGCGGCGCTGCGAGCTGACCGTGGCCACCACGTACCACCTCGTCCGCACCCTGGCCTACGAGGGCTACGTGATCCGCCGGGAGGACGGGACGTACATCGTCGGGCTGGAGATCGCCGACCGCTACCGGGAGCTGGTGACGGCGTTCCGGGGGCCGGCCCCGGTCGGCGAGTGCCTGCGCCGCGCCGCCGGGGAGACCGGCTACAGCCACTTCCTCGGCCGTTTCGTGGGTGGCCAGGTGGCGATCACCGCGACGGCCGAAGGGCCCCGCTCACCCCACCTGGAGGACCTGGTCCCCGGCTTCGACGAGGGCGCGCACGCCACCGCGCTCGGCAAGGCCCTGCTGGCCACCCTCACCCCCGACCAGCGGCTGCGCTACCTGCGCGAGTTCGGCATGCGGCCGTTCACCACCGCCACCCTGACCAGTGGGGAGGCGTTCGAGGCGGACCTGGCCGCCGGTGACCGGCGCGGCATGCAGCTGGAGCTGGGGCAGTTCCGGCAGGGCGTGGCCTGCGCGGCGGTGCTCGTCGCCCCGGACAAGGACATGGAACGCCGCCTGGTGCTCGCCTGCGCCCTGCCGGCCAGCGAGATGATGACCTCCGCCCGGGTGGTCCGCGCCAAGCTGCTCACGGTCGCCCGGTCGGTCGCCGACGCGGTCGCCGCCGACGCCTGA
- the nuoN gene encoding NADH-quinone oxidoreductase subunit NuoN: MTELKLPSIDYAALSPILIMLGAALVGVLIEAFVPRRHRHLVQLLFALAAVLGALTMVVLNSDDRLLTAAGAIAIDGPTLFLQGAILILAAMALLLIGERSVERGGYFVAQAAVTAESVDDRRQAEGANGATEVYPLTTFAIGGMLIFVAANDLLTMFIALEVFSLPLYLLCALARRRRLLSQEAAMKYFLLGAYASAFFLFGVALVYGFTAGVPGRSAGVDFATIHAAVGTSPASSVLLFAGIALLSIGLLFKAAAAPFHVWTPDVYQGAPTPVTGFMAACTKVAAFGALLRVFHVAFAGAAWDFTPVLGAVAVLTMLVGAVLAVTQTDIKRLLAYSSIANAGYLLVGVLAPSKDGLSGTMFYLAAYGFSVLAAFAVVTLVRDADGEATHLSRWAGLGRRSPFFAAIFTFILLAFAGIPSTSGFISKFAVFAPALDAGQAWLVIAGVLTSMVLAFPYLRVVVMMWLSEPGESTPTVAVPGGLTAAALMIGVAATLILGVAPAPLLDLASGAAEFVR, from the coding sequence GTGACCGAGCTGAAGTTGCCGTCGATCGACTACGCGGCACTCTCGCCCATCCTGATCATGCTGGGCGCGGCGCTGGTCGGCGTGCTGATCGAGGCGTTCGTGCCGCGCCGGCACCGGCACCTCGTCCAGCTGCTCTTCGCGCTGGCGGCGGTGCTGGGCGCCCTGACCATGGTGGTGCTGAACTCCGACGACCGGCTGCTCACCGCCGCCGGGGCGATCGCGATCGACGGGCCGACCCTGTTCCTCCAGGGCGCGATCCTGATCCTGGCCGCGATGGCGCTGCTGCTGATCGGTGAGCGGTCGGTGGAGCGGGGTGGCTACTTCGTCGCCCAGGCCGCGGTGACCGCCGAGTCGGTGGACGACCGGCGGCAGGCCGAGGGCGCCAACGGGGCCACCGAGGTGTACCCGCTGACCACCTTCGCCATCGGCGGCATGCTGATCTTCGTGGCGGCGAACGACCTGCTGACCATGTTCATCGCGCTGGAGGTCTTCTCCCTGCCGCTCTACCTGCTCTGCGCGCTGGCCCGTCGCCGGCGGCTGCTGAGCCAGGAGGCGGCGATGAAGTACTTCCTGCTGGGCGCGTACGCCTCGGCGTTCTTCCTGTTCGGGGTGGCCCTGGTCTACGGCTTCACGGCCGGTGTCCCGGGCCGGTCCGCCGGGGTCGACTTCGCCACCATCCACGCGGCGGTCGGCACCTCGCCGGCCAGCTCGGTGCTGCTCTTCGCCGGCATCGCGCTGCTCTCCATCGGCCTGCTCTTCAAGGCCGCCGCGGCGCCGTTCCACGTCTGGACGCCGGACGTCTACCAGGGCGCCCCGACCCCGGTGACCGGCTTCATGGCCGCCTGCACCAAGGTCGCCGCGTTCGGCGCCCTGCTGCGGGTCTTCCACGTGGCGTTCGCGGGCGCCGCCTGGGACTTCACCCCGGTGCTCGGCGCGGTCGCGGTGCTGACCATGCTGGTCGGCGCGGTGCTGGCGGTCACCCAGACGGACATCAAGCGGCTTCTTGCGTATTCGTCGATCGCGAACGCCGGTTACCTGCTGGTGGGCGTGCTGGCGCCGTCGAAGGACGGCCTCTCCGGCACGATGTTCTACCTGGCCGCGTACGGCTTCTCGGTGCTCGCCGCGTTCGCCGTGGTGACGCTGGTCCGGGACGCGGACGGGGAGGCCACCCACCTGTCCCGTTGGGCCGGGCTGGGCCGGCGGTCGCCGTTCTTCGCGGCGATCTTCACCTTCATCCTGCTGGCCTTCGCCGGTATCCCGTCGACCAGCGGCTTCATCAGCAAGTTCGCGGTGTTCGCCCCGGCGCTGGACGCCGGCCAGGCGTGGCTGGTGATCGCCGGCGTGCTGACCAGCATGGTGCTGGCCTTCCCGTACCTGCGGGTCGTGGTGATGATGTGGCTCTCCGAGCCGGGCGAGTCCACCCCCACGGTGGCCGTGCCGGGCGGGCTGACCGCCGCCGCGCTCATGATCGGCGTGGCCGCCACCCTGATCCTGGGTGTCGCTCCGGCGCCGCTGCTGGACCTGGCGTCCGGTGCCGCCGAATTCGTCCGATGA
- the rarD gene encoding EamA family transporter RarD, whose amino-acid sequence MSQLRLGYLYGFGAYLLWGFFPIYFKLLRPTGPVEILAHRVVWSLAFVALLLAAARNVGFLRALARRPRALAGIAAAAVLIAVNWGTYIYGVNSDRVVETALGYFINPLVVVLLGVFVLRERLRAAQWAALGVGTAAVVVLTVDYGRLPYLALTLAFSFGGYGLVKKRLGLPAAEGLFVESAVLALPALAYLGWLGWRGDATFGHLSAGHTALLVGAGAATAIPLLLFAGAANRLPLTNLGMLQYLAPVLQLGIGVLIFHEPMPPARLAGFALVWLALVVFTVDAVRQGRRTRAAARGTPDPVPAAR is encoded by the coding sequence GTGAGCCAGCTCCGTCTCGGTTACCTGTACGGCTTCGGCGCGTACCTGCTCTGGGGTTTCTTCCCGATCTACTTCAAGCTGCTGCGCCCGACCGGGCCGGTGGAGATCCTGGCCCACCGGGTGGTCTGGTCGCTGGCCTTCGTGGCGCTGCTGCTCGCCGCCGCCCGCAACGTCGGCTTCCTGCGCGCGCTGGCCCGCCGCCCCCGGGCGCTGGCCGGCATCGCCGCGGCGGCGGTGCTGATCGCCGTCAACTGGGGCACCTACATCTACGGGGTGAACTCGGACCGGGTGGTGGAGACCGCGCTCGGCTACTTCATCAACCCGCTGGTCGTGGTGCTGCTGGGCGTGTTCGTGCTGCGCGAGCGGCTGCGCGCGGCGCAGTGGGCGGCGCTCGGGGTGGGCACGGCCGCGGTGGTGGTGCTGACCGTCGACTACGGCCGGCTGCCCTACCTCGCGCTCACCCTGGCCTTCAGCTTCGGCGGGTACGGGCTGGTCAAGAAGCGGCTCGGGTTGCCCGCCGCGGAGGGGCTCTTCGTCGAGTCGGCGGTGCTGGCGCTGCCGGCCCTGGCATACCTGGGCTGGCTGGGTTGGCGGGGCGACGCCACCTTCGGGCACCTGTCGGCGGGCCACACCGCGCTGCTGGTGGGGGCCGGGGCGGCCACCGCGATCCCGTTGCTGCTCTTCGCGGGCGCGGCGAACCGGCTGCCGCTGACCAACCTCGGCATGTTGCAGTACCTGGCGCCGGTCCTCCAGCTCGGCATCGGAGTGCTGATCTTCCACGAGCCGATGCCGCCCGCCCGGCTGGCCGGCTTCGCCCTGGTCTGGCTGGCCCTGGTGGTCTTCACCGTGGACGCCGTGCGCCAGGGCCGGCGCACCCGGGCCGCCGCCCGCGGCACCCCCGACCCGGTCCCCGCCGCCCGCTGA
- a CDS encoding sigma-70 family RNA polymerase sigma factor has protein sequence MLRALHDEHAEALLAHALRLVNGDRTRAEDLVQETLLRAWRHPESLDPRRGSVRAWLFTTARNLAIDAWRRRSNRVGEVFTDQLPERAGTVDEAERAVEAWTVAEALSRLSPTHRDVLVECFYQGRSVAEAAARLGVPPGTVKSRTHYALRALRLVLAEMGVTG, from the coding sequence CTGCTGCGCGCGCTGCACGACGAGCACGCGGAGGCGCTCCTGGCGCACGCCCTGCGGCTGGTCAACGGGGACCGGACCCGGGCCGAGGACCTGGTGCAGGAGACGCTGCTGCGGGCCTGGCGCCACCCGGAGTCGCTCGACCCGCGCCGCGGCTCGGTCCGCGCCTGGCTCTTCACCACCGCTCGCAACCTCGCCATCGACGCCTGGCGGCGCCGCTCCAACCGGGTCGGCGAGGTCTTCACCGACCAGCTGCCCGAGCGGGCGGGGACGGTGGACGAGGCGGAACGCGCGGTGGAGGCGTGGACGGTGGCCGAGGCGCTGAGCCGGCTCAGCCCCACCCACCGGGACGTGCTGGTGGAATGCTTCTACCAGGGACGGTCGGTGGCCGAGGCCGCCGCGCGGTTGGGCGTGCCGCCGGGCACCGTGAAGTCCCGTACGCACTACGCCCTGCGGGCGCTGCGGCTGGTCCTGGCGGAGATGGGGGTGACCGGATGA